One window of the Capnocytophaga haemolytica genome contains the following:
- the uvrC gene encoding excinuclease ABC subunit UvrC: protein MTELTPIELQLQTLPLEPGVYQFYDKADTLIYVGKAVSLKKRVSSYFAKNHSSVKTRMLVQKIARIEHIVVKSETDALLLENNLIKQYQPRYNILLKDDKSYPWICVKKERFPRVFYTRRMVKDGSLYFGPYTNVKAVRALLDLIRELYPLRTCTYDLSEENIRAGKFKVCLEYHLKNCKGPCEGLQTEADYNANIEEIVQILKGNYKEALAHFKSEMMALAGELRFEEAQRVKHKVEVLENYQARSTIVSARVTNVDVLSIVSDEEYAYVNFLQVVYGAVVRAHTIEIKKRLEETDAELLEYALLDLREREFATSKEVVVPFVITLPEGLTLTVPKSGEKAKLLELSLRNAKQYRAERFKQEKIVDPERHTNRILTQMQRDLHLSVPPAHIECFDNSNIQGTNPVSACVVFKNAKPSKKDYRHFNVKTVEGPNDFASMEEAVFRRYRRLLDEEQPLPQLIIIDGGKGQLSSALKALEALELRGKIAIVGIAKRLEEIYFPEDPIPLYLDKRSETLRVIQQLRDEAHRFGITFHRQKRSKAAIVSELSAVEGIGEKTQETLLRHFKSVKRIKEASLEEITATVGNHKAKKVWEYFHNR from the coding sequence ATGACGGAACTTACTCCCATAGAATTACAACTGCAAACCTTGCCGTTGGAGCCTGGCGTCTACCAGTTCTACGACAAGGCGGATACGCTTATCTACGTAGGCAAGGCAGTTAGCCTCAAAAAGCGGGTGTCGTCCTACTTTGCTAAGAACCACAGCAGCGTAAAGACGCGAATGCTGGTACAGAAAATAGCCCGTATTGAGCACATAGTCGTAAAGAGCGAAACCGATGCGCTGCTCTTAGAGAATAACCTCATCAAGCAATATCAGCCGCGCTACAACATCCTGCTAAAGGACGACAAGAGTTACCCTTGGATATGCGTCAAGAAAGAACGATTTCCACGGGTGTTCTACACGCGACGTATGGTCAAAGACGGGTCGCTTTACTTTGGTCCGTATACCAACGTAAAGGCAGTACGTGCGCTGCTTGACCTCATTCGCGAGCTCTATCCGCTGCGCACTTGCACCTATGACCTTTCTGAGGAGAATATCCGTGCTGGCAAGTTTAAGGTGTGTTTGGAGTATCACTTAAAGAACTGCAAGGGTCCTTGTGAGGGGCTGCAAACCGAAGCTGATTACAATGCGAATATTGAAGAGATTGTACAGATACTCAAAGGGAATTACAAAGAAGCCTTAGCGCACTTTAAGAGCGAGATGATGGCATTGGCTGGCGAGCTGCGCTTTGAGGAGGCACAGCGGGTAAAGCACAAGGTGGAAGTGCTTGAGAACTATCAGGCGCGCTCTACCATCGTCAGTGCAAGGGTTACCAACGTAGATGTACTGAGCATCGTCTCCGATGAGGAGTATGCTTATGTGAACTTCTTGCAGGTGGTGTATGGGGCTGTGGTACGCGCTCATACCATTGAAATCAAAAAACGCTTAGAGGAAACCGACGCCGAGCTTTTGGAGTATGCGCTTTTAGATTTACGTGAGCGTGAGTTTGCTACTTCTAAGGAGGTAGTTGTGCCTTTTGTCATTACCTTGCCCGAAGGCTTAACCCTTACAGTGCCTAAGAGTGGAGAGAAAGCAAAGCTACTCGAACTCTCACTGCGCAACGCCAAGCAGTACCGCGCTGAACGCTTTAAGCAGGAGAAAATAGTAGACCCTGAGCGGCATACCAACCGCATTCTCACCCAAATGCAGCGCGACCTGCACCTCTCGGTACCCCCAGCGCATATTGAGTGCTTTGACAACTCGAATATACAGGGCACTAACCCTGTGTCGGCTTGTGTGGTGTTTAAGAATGCCAAGCCCAGCAAAAAGGACTATCGGCATTTTAACGTAAAGACCGTAGAGGGACCTAATGACTTTGCATCTATGGAAGAGGCTGTTTTTAGGCGTTATCGTCGTCTTTTGGATGAAGAGCAACCTTTGCCTCAACTCATCATCATTGATGGTGGAAAAGGGCAACTTTCGTCAGCTTTAAAGGCATTAGAGGCTTTGGAGCTTCGCGGTAAGATAGCCATCGTAGGTATTGCCAAGCGTTTGGAAGAAATCTACTTCCCTGAGGATCCTATCCCGCTTTACTTGGATAAGCGTTCAGAGACCCTACGCGTCATTCAGCAGCTCCGCGATGAAGCACACCGCTTTGGCATCACCTTCCATCGACAGAAGCGCAGTAAGGCAGCTATTGTATCAGAACTAAGTGCTGTTGAAGGTATTGGCGAAAAGACCCAAGAGACATTGCTAAGGCACTTTAAGTCGGTCAAGCGCATCAAAGAAGCGTCTCTTGAGGAGATTACTGCCACTGTGGGTAACCATAAGGCTAAGAAAGTGTGGGAGTATTTTCATAATAGATAA
- a CDS encoding lipocalin family protein, which translates to MKNVAFLKSALMAVSILFFAASCSKDKEESKEDLIQGTWFLTSNGGAPVDNDLSPKIVFANNKVTITSVYKNEQDKIVEESEEGTFRIEGNTLILISSKMVEGRTEIVSLTSSEMVLKTKRGIDVYRRTKIAYEEVHATQKSLQGTWNLNTYNGTSVTDEQMKKSNLVIADDNFTLTTYEDGKEKVVKGTFVIEKGNRIIVTESAQKTARYQVVILEKDKLSIKLMSEDDVLGFVKK; encoded by the coding sequence ATGAAAAATGTAGCGTTTTTAAAAAGTGCCTTAATGGCAGTAAGTATTTTGTTTTTCGCAGCAAGCTGCAGCAAAGACAAAGAGGAGAGTAAAGAAGATCTTATACAGGGGACTTGGTTCTTAACCTCTAATGGTGGAGCTCCTGTAGATAATGATTTGTCGCCAAAAATAGTTTTCGCAAATAACAAAGTGACTATTACAAGCGTTTACAAGAATGAACAAGATAAAATAGTAGAAGAATCCGAAGAAGGTACATTCCGCATTGAGGGGAATACATTAATCCTTATCAGTAGTAAAATGGTAGAGGGTAGAACTGAAATTGTAAGCCTTACAAGTTCAGAGATGGTGTTAAAAACAAAAAGAGGGATAGATGTATATCGCAGAACAAAGATTGCTTATGAAGAAGTACACGCAACTCAGAAATCACTGCAAGGCACTTGGAATCTGAATACTTATAATGGCACATCTGTTACCGATGAACAGATGAAGAAATCAAACTTGGTGATTGCAGATGATAACTTCACTCTGACTACTTACGAGGATGGAAAAGAGAAAGTGGTAAAAGGCACTTTTGTAATAGAAAAGGGCAATAGAATTATAGTAACTGAGTCGGCACAAAAAACAGCAAGATATCAGGTAGTGATTTTAGAGAAGGATAAACTTTCTATTAAGCTTATGAGTGAAGATGATGTTTTAGGGTTTGTGAAGAAATAA
- a CDS encoding ROK family transcriptional regulator: protein MSLKFLEEVKMGVKSASLKKDIIGYHINNGDCTLADLGRELNLSIPTVTKLVVELLEDGIVMDFGKQETLGGRRPNVYGLNENSGYFVGVDVKRFGVNVGLINFKGDLIDAQMDVPFEMSHSLEHFEALCAIVEDFIAHTVVPKEKILSIGVNISGRVNSQSGHSYSFFYFDERPLTEVFEERFGINVTIDNDSRAMAYGEYMKGCVKGEKHILFVNVDWGLGLGVIMNGQLYYGKSGFSGEFGHLPAFDNEMLCHCGKKGCLETQASGSYLHRKFIEKLIGGYSSQLTQQAGKNDYANISLEDIINAANEEDMLAIELIEEIGNTLGKHIAGLINLYNPELVVIGGAMAAAGDYLLLPLRSAIKKYSLNLVSKDSTIRVSRLGERLGVLGASMLARSKFLGLN from the coding sequence ATGAGTTTAAAGTTTTTGGAAGAAGTGAAAATGGGCGTTAAGAGCGCATCGCTTAAGAAAGACATTATTGGGTATCATATTAATAATGGTGATTGCACTTTGGCGGATTTGGGGCGGGAGCTGAACTTGAGCATCCCGACGGTGACTAAGCTGGTGGTGGAGCTGCTGGAGGACGGCATCGTGATGGATTTTGGTAAGCAGGAGACCCTTGGTGGGCGGCGACCGAATGTGTATGGGCTGAATGAGAACTCGGGTTACTTTGTGGGTGTGGATGTGAAGCGCTTTGGGGTGAATGTGGGTTTGATTAACTTTAAGGGCGATTTGATCGATGCGCAGATGGATGTTCCTTTTGAGATGAGCCATTCGTTGGAGCACTTTGAGGCGCTATGTGCTATTGTGGAGGATTTTATTGCGCATACGGTGGTGCCGAAGGAGAAGATATTGAGTATAGGGGTGAATATTTCGGGGCGTGTGAACTCGCAGTCGGGGCATAGTTATAGTTTTTTTTATTTTGATGAGCGCCCTTTGACGGAGGTTTTTGAGGAGCGTTTTGGGATTAATGTGACGATTGACAACGACTCGCGTGCGATGGCGTATGGCGAGTATATGAAGGGGTGTGTGAAGGGGGAGAAGCATATCTTGTTCGTGAATGTGGATTGGGGTTTGGGCTTGGGTGTGATTATGAACGGGCAGTTGTACTACGGCAAGTCGGGGTTCTCGGGTGAGTTTGGACATCTTCCTGCCTTTGACAATGAGATGTTGTGCCATTGTGGGAAGAAGGGTTGCTTAGAGACGCAGGCTTCAGGCTCATATTTGCACCGTAAGTTTATTGAGAAGCTCATAGGGGGTTATTCTTCGCAGCTTACGCAGCAGGCGGGCAAGAATGATTATGCGAATATCAGTTTGGAAGATATTATCAATGCGGCGAATGAGGAGGATATGCTTGCCATTGAGCTAATTGAGGAGATTGGCAACACTTTGGGAAAGCATATAGCGGGCTTGATCAACTTGTACAACCCTGAATTAGTGGTGATTGGCGGTGCTATGGCGGCTGCGGGTGATTATTTGTTGTTGCCTTTGCGCAGTGCGATAAAGAAGTATTCGCTGAACTTGGTGAGCAAGGATTCGACTATCCGTGTGAGCAGATTGGGCGAACGATTGGGGGTTTTGGGGGCGAGTATGCTTGCCCGTAGTAAGTTTCTGGGACTCAATTAG
- the pheS gene encoding phenylalanine--tRNA ligase subunit alpha — MIDTIKEHIAKIEAFTAKTKDELEQFRIQYLGKKGVLNDFFTAFKSVPNEEKKTFGQVVNELKSKAEAKVQQLRDLLENTQESTGSYGDLTRPATPFPIGARHPISIVKNEIVKIFSNIGFNVSEGPEIEDDWHNFTALNLPEYHPARDMQDTFFIQTSPDILLRTHTSSVQVRYMEDHQPPIRTISPGRVFRNEAISARSHCLFHQVEGLYIDKDVSFADLKQTILYFTKQMFGKSKIRLRPSYFPFTEPSAEVDIYWGLNNEVDYRITKGTGWLEIMGCGMTDPNVLKNCNIDPEVYSGFAFGMGVERIAMLLYQIGDIRMFYENDVRFLEQFKANL; from the coding sequence ATGATTGATACAATAAAAGAGCACATCGCTAAAATTGAGGCTTTTACTGCCAAAACAAAAGACGAACTCGAGCAGTTTCGCATCCAATATCTTGGTAAAAAAGGCGTCCTAAACGACTTCTTCACTGCCTTTAAGTCCGTGCCTAATGAAGAAAAGAAAACCTTTGGGCAGGTAGTCAACGAACTAAAAAGCAAAGCAGAAGCCAAAGTGCAACAACTGCGCGACCTCTTAGAAAACACCCAAGAAAGCACAGGCTCCTATGGCGACCTCACCCGCCCCGCTACCCCCTTCCCTATTGGGGCACGCCATCCCATCTCAATAGTGAAAAACGAGATCGTGAAGATCTTCTCTAACATAGGCTTTAACGTATCCGAAGGCCCCGAGATTGAAGATGATTGGCATAACTTCACCGCACTGAACCTACCCGAATACCACCCCGCCCGCGATATGCAGGACACCTTCTTCATCCAAACCTCACCCGACATCCTCCTACGCACCCACACCAGTTCGGTGCAAGTGCGCTATATGGAAGACCATCAACCACCGATACGCACCATCTCCCCAGGGCGCGTGTTCCGCAATGAGGCGATCTCAGCGCGCTCACACTGCCTGTTCCATCAAGTAGAAGGGCTGTATATTGACAAGGACGTCTCCTTTGCCGACCTCAAACAGACGATCTTGTACTTCACTAAGCAAATGTTTGGGAAGTCAAAAATACGCCTACGCCCCTCCTACTTCCCTTTCACCGAGCCGAGTGCCGAAGTGGATATCTACTGGGGCTTAAACAACGAGGTGGACTACCGTATCACCAAAGGCACAGGCTGGCTTGAAATTATGGGCTGCGGAATGACCGACCCCAACGTGCTCAAGAACTGCAATATCGACCCTGAGGTATACAGTGGTTTTGCCTTCGGTATGGGCGTAGAGCGCATTGCAATGCTCCTCTACCAAATAGGCGATATCCGTATGTTCTACGAAAACGATGTGCGCTTCTTAGAGCAGTTCAAAGCGAACCTTTAA
- a CDS encoding TonB-dependent receptor: MRYIISTLAIAWACISSALAQETIAVEGRVTDAKHQPIGGVAIVVKGTNVGTATNEKGGYHLRNVPVGKQTFVFSCIGFKDYIIEVEAEPSKAPIVINAQLEAETTALQEVEVIGRKERTYKNTNSFVGTKTASALKDVPQSIGYVTKELILDQGATTVNEVVKNISGVNQYTTYNDFSIRGFRATGNRGSGNLVNGMRSQSSLWRQSSLANIERVEVIKGPASALYGNAAPGGIINRVTKKPLLERRNSVSISAGSWNALKTYGDFTGPLNEKKTMLYRLNLGYEKTDTFRDLQGYDNYIVAPSFSYIPNEKTSLNVDFVYQYFNGKVDRGQPFPYGGSLYDTPISMSMSAANDFLKEKQLNTTIGFTHHFTDNISLNATYLNSSYDEDLQEHLQANAYYKQIGNDFRYADPNKVLMNATLRKRYYVNNSINAYMNFNFNTGGIKHKLLVGYDYFNSEYKHGSNITAQGYVNKNGTSTSGTYTTTANVLAGSVQTPTTNVPVFDMLNPAEGNAYKNISKYIFKANALAPYEEYSHAIYAQDQLEYDIFKLLIGVRQEYYTEILNKGVTTGKNKEAKAETKAFIPRIGLVIAASDNINLYSTWVKGFQPQSSNIQAEPDRYGGPFDYEKSELYEIGLKTEWFRRRLSATISVYRILQENSLEASARPNLPDWRIPVDMRSEGVEIDVAGRIFPHWSIIANYAYTDARITKLKEPGDLRDVNIQRPSTPFHAANFWTKYIIPKGALKDLGVGVGVNYVSERLGQVGRRATATTYPDYTLVNAVLYYRVSDVQLQLNVNNVLNRTYWISGYDNLRNFPGAPRHINATVTYQF, from the coding sequence ATGAGATATATCATTAGCACACTCGCAATAGCTTGGGCTTGCATAAGCAGTGCCTTAGCACAAGAAACCATTGCCGTAGAAGGGCGCGTAACTGATGCAAAGCACCAACCCATAGGTGGTGTAGCGATAGTAGTCAAAGGTACTAACGTAGGAACAGCTACCAACGAAAAAGGCGGTTATCACCTGCGGAACGTGCCTGTAGGGAAGCAAACTTTTGTTTTTAGCTGTATTGGCTTTAAGGATTACATCATAGAGGTAGAAGCCGAACCCTCTAAAGCTCCCATTGTTATCAATGCTCAATTAGAAGCCGAGACCACTGCCCTGCAAGAAGTAGAAGTCATAGGGCGTAAGGAACGCACTTATAAGAACACCAATTCCTTCGTAGGGACGAAGACGGCTTCTGCTCTTAAAGATGTGCCGCAATCCATAGGCTACGTTACCAAAGAGCTGATCCTCGACCAAGGGGCAACTACCGTTAATGAAGTGGTGAAGAACATCAGCGGGGTGAACCAATACACCACTTACAACGACTTCTCCATTCGCGGCTTTCGCGCTACGGGCAATCGTGGGTCGGGTAACTTAGTAAATGGTATGCGCTCTCAAAGTAGCCTATGGCGGCAATCTTCATTGGCAAATATTGAGCGTGTGGAGGTCATCAAAGGTCCTGCTTCAGCCCTCTATGGTAATGCAGCTCCTGGGGGTATCATCAACCGCGTTACTAAGAAGCCACTCTTGGAACGCCGCAATAGTGTATCAATAAGTGCAGGCAGTTGGAACGCGCTAAAGACTTATGGTGACTTCACCGGCCCGCTGAATGAGAAAAAGACAATGCTTTACCGTCTCAACCTTGGCTATGAGAAAACCGATACTTTCCGCGATCTTCAAGGGTATGACAACTACATCGTTGCACCTTCATTCTCCTATATCCCCAATGAGAAAACAAGCCTGAATGTTGATTTTGTCTATCAGTATTTCAATGGGAAAGTAGACCGTGGGCAGCCCTTCCCTTACGGAGGCAGTCTCTATGACACCCCGATCTCAATGTCAATGAGTGCTGCCAATGATTTCCTAAAAGAAAAACAACTCAACACAACCATTGGCTTTACGCATCATTTCACAGATAACATCTCACTGAACGCTACTTACCTCAACTCTTCTTATGATGAGGATCTGCAAGAGCACCTACAAGCCAATGCTTATTACAAACAGATAGGTAACGACTTCCGTTATGCCGATCCTAACAAAGTGCTGATGAACGCGACCTTGCGCAAACGTTACTACGTTAATAACAGCATCAACGCTTATATGAATTTCAACTTCAATACGGGTGGGATAAAGCACAAACTATTGGTGGGCTATGATTACTTCAACTCTGAGTACAAGCACGGCTCTAACATCACCGCACAGGGCTATGTGAATAAGAATGGCACCAGCACCTCAGGCACTTACACCACCACTGCCAATGTGCTGGCAGGTAGCGTGCAAACCCCTACTACAAATGTGCCTGTTTTTGATATGCTCAACCCTGCAGAGGGCAATGCTTATAAGAACATCAGTAAGTACATCTTTAAGGCTAATGCCTTAGCACCTTATGAGGAGTACTCTCACGCCATCTACGCACAAGACCAATTGGAGTACGATATCTTCAAGCTGCTTATTGGTGTGCGACAAGAGTACTACACTGAAATACTCAATAAGGGAGTAACCACAGGCAAAAACAAAGAGGCAAAAGCAGAAACCAAAGCCTTCATTCCGCGCATAGGCTTAGTGATTGCTGCCTCAGACAACATCAACCTCTATTCCACTTGGGTAAAAGGCTTCCAGCCCCAGAGTTCGAATATACAGGCAGAACCCGACCGCTATGGGGGTCCTTTTGACTATGAAAAAAGCGAACTTTACGAAATAGGCTTGAAGACGGAGTGGTTCCGTCGCCGCCTCTCAGCTACCATTTCTGTGTATAGGATACTACAAGAAAATTCTTTAGAGGCAAGTGCGCGTCCGAACCTGCCTGATTGGCGTATCCCTGTGGATATGCGCTCAGAGGGTGTAGAGATCGATGTGGCGGGGCGCATCTTCCCTCATTGGAGCATCATTGCTAACTACGCTTACACGGATGCCCGCATCACCAAGCTAAAAGAGCCTGGCGACCTGCGCGACGTAAATATACAACGCCCTTCTACACCTTTCCACGCTGCGAATTTCTGGACGAAATACATCATTCCTAAGGGGGCATTGAAGGATTTAGGTGTAGGCGTCGGGGTGAACTACGTCAGTGAGCGTCTCGGGCAAGTAGGGCGTCGCGCTACTGCCACCACTTACCCCGATTACACCTTGGTGAACGCTGTGCTCTACTACCGCGTGAGCGATGTGCAGTTGCAGCTCAACGTCAATAATGTGCTCAACCGCACGTATTGGATAAGTGGATATGACAACCTGCGCAACTTTCCTGGGGCACCACGCCATATCAACGCAACGGTAACTTATCAGTTTTAA
- the rseP gene encoding RIP metalloprotease RseP encodes METFLIKAAQLILSLSILVVLHELGHFIPAKIFKTRVEKFFLFFDVKFALFKKKIGETVYGIGWLPLGGYVKIAGMIDESMDKEQMAQPPQPWEFRSKPAWQRLIIMVGGVTVNLLLGFFIYAMILFVWGERQVKADGLPDGFSPSPIMQSYGFKNGDIVTKVNGKPLENILDINKYLLLHDVSNLTVQNADGSTRSISLPDSIGMQLFHAGEMTALSPRFPAVIDSVINGSAAAKAGLQKGDKILSAGDTPTDFYDEFVTTIQQTKAGDTLPMMVKRGEERIALAIVPEVKDGRKIIGIYTATAASNIKITEKKYSLGAAFANGISYGYDVLRDYVSQFKFVFTKKGATQVGGFGTIGKLFPAQWDWLSFWHATAFISIILAFMNILPIPALDGGHVVFLLYEIVTGRKPSEKVLEVAQMVGFVILIAILLYANGNDLYRAIFK; translated from the coding sequence ATGGAAACATTTCTAATAAAAGCTGCTCAGCTAATCTTGAGCTTATCTATCTTAGTCGTATTACACGAGCTGGGGCACTTCATCCCAGCCAAAATCTTTAAAACACGCGTAGAGAAGTTCTTTCTCTTCTTCGATGTGAAGTTCGCCCTCTTTAAGAAAAAGATCGGTGAGACTGTCTACGGCATTGGCTGGCTACCCTTAGGAGGCTATGTCAAAATCGCAGGGATGATCGATGAGAGTATGGATAAAGAGCAGATGGCACAACCCCCTCAGCCTTGGGAATTCCGCTCCAAACCCGCTTGGCAACGCCTGATCATTATGGTTGGCGGGGTAACGGTAAACCTCCTACTCGGTTTCTTTATCTATGCAATGATACTCTTTGTTTGGGGCGAAAGACAAGTAAAAGCTGACGGACTACCTGACGGCTTCTCTCCAAGTCCTATTATGCAGAGCTATGGCTTTAAGAATGGAGACATCGTCACCAAAGTAAACGGTAAACCCTTAGAAAATATATTAGACATCAATAAGTACTTACTTCTACACGATGTAAGTAATCTCACGGTGCAGAATGCCGATGGCAGTACTCGTAGCATTTCTTTACCTGATTCTATAGGGATGCAGCTCTTCCACGCAGGCGAGATGACAGCCCTCTCTCCACGCTTCCCCGCAGTCATTGACTCAGTAATCAATGGTAGTGCTGCGGCTAAGGCAGGTTTGCAAAAGGGTGATAAGATACTCAGTGCAGGCGATACTCCTACTGACTTCTACGATGAATTCGTCACTACTATCCAACAAACCAAAGCTGGTGACACACTACCTATGATGGTAAAACGAGGAGAAGAGCGCATAGCCCTTGCCATAGTGCCTGAGGTAAAAGATGGTCGAAAGATAATCGGGATCTATACTGCTACCGCTGCGTCAAATATAAAAATTACAGAGAAGAAATACAGCCTCGGAGCTGCCTTTGCTAACGGAATTTCTTACGGCTATGATGTGTTGCGCGATTATGTGTCACAGTTTAAGTTTGTATTCACCAAAAAAGGTGCCACCCAAGTAGGTGGCTTTGGCACCATAGGCAAGCTCTTTCCTGCTCAATGGGACTGGCTCTCTTTCTGGCATGCCACAGCTTTTATTTCCATCATCTTAGCATTTATGAACATACTGCCTATCCCAGCCCTCGATGGTGGGCACGTGGTATTCCTACTATACGAAATTGTTACAGGGCGCAAACCAAGCGAAAAGGTTCTGGAAGTAGCTCAGATGGTTGGCTTTGTAATCCTCATAGCAATATTGCTTTACGCCAACGGTAACGACCTCTACCGAGCCATATTCAAATAA
- a CDS encoding ABC transporter permease: MKRISSYIYRSSAAFTKAMRWELKFIFRDKSVFFSFVVSAILVAFAYTYLYSSEVLEDLPIGVIDEDNTATSRQLLRMIDATSQAQIRASYTTTEEAGEAFQRGDVRGVVIIPRDFGRNLQRGEQPTLSVYADGSYMLYYKQVVTAVKLSATYMSAGVRIKKISAQGKLPTQARSEVSPVSAKVVNLYNPSGGYATALIPVVLIIVFQTTMLTAVGMLGGTMREEKKLHRIYPDSDSFFGAMPIVMGKATAYLLLAMVILIIFLGIVMPLYGIPLRSAVLPVVVFMIPFLLAVVFFGLTLLTFFRRREDAIMVVMYTSLPAMMITGFSWPSNLFPQWITALSYVLPSTWGAKGFVSLTQMGAELSTIKEFWIAIWVLCGVYLITASFTMRRILRKANDN; this comes from the coding sequence ATGAAAAGAATTAGCAGTTACATCTATCGCTCCTCAGCCGCTTTCACCAAAGCAATGCGCTGGGAACTCAAATTTATCTTCCGCGACAAGTCCGTGTTCTTCTCCTTTGTCGTCTCCGCTATCTTAGTAGCGTTTGCCTACACCTACCTCTATTCCAGCGAGGTACTTGAGGATTTGCCCATTGGCGTCATCGATGAGGACAACACCGCCACCAGCCGACAGCTGCTGCGGATGATCGATGCCACCTCGCAAGCACAGATACGCGCCTCCTACACCACCACAGAGGAAGCAGGCGAGGCATTCCAACGCGGAGACGTGCGTGGGGTGGTCATCATCCCTCGCGACTTTGGGCGCAACCTCCAGCGCGGTGAGCAGCCCACCCTCTCCGTCTATGCCGATGGCTCTTATATGCTCTATTACAAGCAAGTAGTAACCGCCGTAAAGCTCTCCGCCACCTATATGAGTGCAGGGGTACGCATCAAGAAAATCAGTGCGCAGGGCAAGCTCCCCACCCAAGCCCGCAGCGAGGTATCGCCCGTGAGCGCGAAGGTCGTCAATCTTTACAACCCTTCGGGGGGGTATGCAACCGCACTAATCCCTGTGGTGCTCATCATCGTTTTCCAGACCACGATGCTCACCGCCGTGGGTATGCTTGGGGGCACAATGCGCGAGGAGAAAAAGCTCCACCGCATCTATCCCGACTCCGATAGCTTCTTCGGGGCAATGCCTATCGTGATGGGCAAAGCCACCGCCTATCTGCTCTTAGCAATGGTGATCCTCATCATCTTCTTAGGTATCGTGATGCCGCTTTATGGTATCCCGTTGCGCTCCGCAGTGTTGCCTGTGGTAGTCTTTATGATACCCTTCTTGCTGGCAGTCGTCTTCTTTGGGCTTACGCTACTCACCTTCTTCCGCCGCCGTGAAGATGCCATAATGGTAGTGATGTACACCTCTCTGCCCGCAATGATGATAACAGGCTTCTCGTGGCCGTCCAACCTCTTCCCTCAGTGGATCACCGCCCTGAGCTATGTGCTGCCCAGCACTTGGGGGGCTAAGGGCTTCGTCTCCCTCACCCAAATGGGAGCAGAGCTAAGCACCATCAAAGAGTTCTGGATAGCGATCTGGGTACTCTGCGGGGTGTATCTTATCACCGCGAGCTTTACGATGAGGAGGATATTGAGAAAAGCTAACGATAACTGA